A single window of Nicotiana sylvestris chromosome 5, ASM39365v2, whole genome shotgun sequence DNA harbors:
- the LOC138868611 gene encoding uncharacterized protein, producing the protein MGLGDAIKDKTKASTQDCAKALIFLRHHLDDGLKIEYLTVKDPLVLWNGLKERYDNLKLVTLPQARYDWPHLRLQDFKSVSEYNSAMFRITSKLKICGDTITNYDMLEKTFTTFHASNMVLQQQYREKVDEVYSYYAKRGKGRGPIRGRCRGHGRGRGQGRNFPGVNHPPKKNNHQKWKGNDEKAKANGSEIECYRCGEKGHWANICRVSRHLVKLYQASLKNKGPEANFVSDNDFDITHLDVTDSFERPNGKLDYLIGDGSVVKDD; encoded by the exons atgggtcttggagacgccattaaagacaaaactaaagcatccacccaagactgtgctaaggccttgattttcttgcgtCATCACCTTGATGATGggttgaaaatagaatatctcacagtcaaagatccacttgttttgtggaatggcttaaaagaaagatatgacaacttaaagttggtcactcttccacaagcacgatatgattggcCTCATCTgaggctccaagactttaagtctgtttctgaatataattctgcaatgttcagaattacttctaaattgaaaatctgtggagatactatcactaattatgatatgcttgaaaaaacgttcacaacgtttcatgcctccaatatggtcTTGCAACAGCAATACAGAGAGAAAG TGGATGAGGTGTATTCCTATTATGCTAAgcgtggaaaaggtcgtggccctATTCGTGGTCGTtgtcgtggtcatggtcgtggccGTGGACAAGGAAGAAATTTTCCTGGTGTTAATCACCCCCCAAAGAAAAATAACCACCAAAAGTGGAAAGGGAATGATGAGAAAGCAAAGGCAAATGGTTCAGAAATCGAATGTTATCGTTGCGGTGAAAAAGGACATTGGGCAAATATTTGTCGTGTATCAAGACATTTGGTTAagctttatcaagcatctctaaAGAATAAAGGCCCTGAAGCCAATTTTGTCTCTGACAATGATTTTGACATCACCCACTTAGATGTGACAGACTCTTTTGAACGCCCTAATGGAAAATTAGACTACTTGATCGGTGATGGATCCGTGGTTAAAGATGATTGA